In Porites lutea chromosome 1, jaPorLute2.1, whole genome shotgun sequence, a single genomic region encodes these proteins:
- the LOC140952805 gene encoding coiled-coil domain-containing protein 83-like, with product MPPKKKSGKKKGSSKKKKGKKSGASKEPKLTVEEAIVAFQIEVKQRNFEDLMYDMQSLQEKNGRLKDRNQRLKEEQLLHIKTLLKQVKEKDKEVEKAVEVGHEQVEASLLEKFDAMKAEEADVQVLNDQIEKKEEEIGDVRKNIKRLEDYRDKGAEEHAKQIVLLKQDLKEMQDSHDDIAAHLERSLKIAKDEIETYTESTISKQKDIANEKATNNLDKDSCGEILDNRWLKKEVSVHRKGHEELSEIVEELERRNLEIMSEMFDCKVEDLKFTRKFYLSCVDDEESSDEDGGETEEVFASHGVITEQDEKPDELLDNYFLPGEDDFEDSPRLGPLELQLLSVIGMKKPILPYPSNSESGENQLVLASESAGVVSRPENYTSPHNWPITNNMLQTLAIQ from the exons ATGCCTCCTAAGAAGAagtctggaaagaaaaaaggttccagcaagaagaagaaaggGAAGAAAAGTGGCGCGTCCAAGGAGCCGAAGTTAACGGTGGAGGAAGCCATCGTGGCTTTTCA GATAGAGGTGAAACAAAGGAACTTTGAGGATCTTATGTATGACATGCAGTCTCTCCAAGAGAAGAATGGAAGACTCAAAGACAGG AATCAAAGACTGAAAGAAGAGCAGCTTCTACATATCAAAACTCTCTTAAAACAAGTGAAAGAGAAGGACAAAGAAGTGGAGAAAGCAGTGGAGGTTGGACATGAGCAAGTGGAAGCATCACTcctggagaaatttgatgcaaTGAAGGCGGAAGAAGCAGACGTTCAAG TGCTTAATGATCAAattgagaagaaagaagaagaaataggaGATGTGAGGAAGAATATAAAAAGGCTTGAAGACTACAGG GACAAAGGTGCTGAGGAACATGCCAAACAAATAGTTTTACTAAAACAAGATTTGAAAGAAATGCAGGATTCACATGATGATATTGCAG CTCATTTAGAAAGGAGCTTGAAGATTGCAAAAGATGAAATTGAAACTTATACCGAATCCACAATCTCTAAGCAGAAGGACATTGCAAATGAG aaAGCAACAAATAACTTGGATAAAGATAGCTGTGGAGAAATTTTAGACAACAGATGGCTGAAAAAAGAG gtTTCTGTTCATCGAAAAGGTCATGAGGAACTTTCAGAAATAGTCGAAGAACTGGAGAGACGAAACTTGGAAATTATGAGTGAAATGTTTGACTGTAAAGTGGAAGATCTCAAGTTTACAAG AAAGTTTTATTTAAGCTGTGTTGATGACGAGGAAAGTTCAGATGAAGACGGTGGTGAAACGGAAGAGGTGTTTGCTTCCCACGGGGTCATAacagaacaagatgaaaaaccTGATGAATTACTAGATAATTACTTTCTTCCTGGAGAGGATGACTTTGAG GACTCCCCTCGTCTTGGGCCGCTGGAACTGCAGCTTCTATCAGTAATAGGAATGAAGAAACCGATCTTGCCTTACCCATCTAACTCGGAAAGTGGAGAAAACCAACTTGTTTTAGCTTCAGAATCGGCGGGCGTCGTTTCACGACCCGAGAACTACACCAGCCCTCACAACTGGCCCATTACTAACAACATGCTACAAACATTGGCCATACAATAA
- the LOC140952816 gene encoding sorting nexin-12-like: protein MMATSTETGDRQDTKRLEAKKQTLDDAYAAPANFLEIDVVNPETHGVGKKRYTDYEVRMRTNLPVFKVKESSVRRRYSDFKWLRNELERDSKIVVPPLPGDALKKQLPFRGDDGIFEDDFIEERRQGLEAFVNRVSGHPLAQNERCLHMFLTDPIIDKNYVPGKVRTT from the exons ATGATGGCCACGTCCACAGAAACTGGTGACAGGCAAGACACAAAACGGCTTGAGGCAAAGAAACAGACATTGGATGATGCTTATGCAGCTCCTGCCAATTTTCTAGAGATCGATGTTGTCAATCCGGAGACACACGGTGTTGGGAAAAAGCGATACACGGACTATGAAGTCCGCATGAGG acaaaTCTTCCTGTGTTTAAAGTAAAAGAGTCATCGGTAAGAAGACGGTACAGTGACTTTAAGTGGCTAAGGAATGAGTTAGAAAGAGACAGCAAG ATTGTGGTTCCTCCGCTTCCAGGCGATGCACTTAAGAAGCAGTTACCATTTAGAGGAGATGATG GAATTTTTGAAGATGATTTTATTGAGGAGAGAAGACAAGGATTAGAGGCATTTGTTAACAG GGTATCTGGACATCCCCTGGCTCAAAATGAACGCTGCTTGCATATGTTTCTTACGGATCCTATTATAGATAAAAACTATGTTCCAGGAAAGGTCCGAACCACATGA
- the LOC140939084 gene encoding DEAD-box ATP-dependent RNA helicase CshC-like, whose protein sequence is MQSFILGRLRLQRLTPKIVPLNLRNYARTFASKEVENRDEDIGITGRRRRTKNRSKIHASDPDDEFMQMWSTTEGYIQDQLREVTKGVKMSRRKYVKVNRPNVSTLPLASELTLDERSKLLEDDPSVDFRIPRAEDFATLTPVFKSLTDEENFESVEENVLKVSEDKPEIGCNVVDTSRIFSFEDFNLHPKIIEKLKKYEIINPTPIQKQAIPLIMSSKSILIQSETGSGKTLVFLLPAIQDPGKSFGTVIVVPTRELASQLVFEAHRFLGNKTVVESFVSGVDMAKQEARLKDRTNRPLIAIGTPKRLLEIIDKDPLLVHRTKRLVIDEVDKTLLPLSKRVSVKKRTLRENNPRPAKLLVEKIKKYSRVRPVQLIGVSATVNDELKEDLSELGWGDHVTVIQSPAFEGKRRSVPTCIKHQYVVCDESSGRSKAQTLARIFRESNQKSALVFIHRLHSVDSFVWELRDLGLNAVALYRKVANQDPEEFEQFLMQFRTGQIDIVVGTEETVRGLDFKDLDHVYLMEVPKNIDEYLHLAGRVGRQGRPGTATTLVSQGDQREERRIRLEYRRLELPFEEIVLDESF, encoded by the exons ATGCAAAGTTTTATTTTAGGAAGACTCCGGCTCCAGCGACTCACTCCAAAAATTGTTCCCTTGAACCTTAGAAACTACGCTCGCACTTTTGCTTCAAAGGAAGTCGAAAATCGGGACGAAGATATTGGCATTACTGGGAGAAGAAGGCGTACCAAAAATAGATCCAAGATCCATGCTTCTGACCCCGATGACGAATTTATGCAGATGTGGAGCACAACAGAGGGGTACATTCAAGATCAACTCAGAGAAGTCACAAAGGGCGTCAAAATGTCCAGACGAAAGTACGTGAAAGTGAATCGACCTAATGTTAGCACACTGCCCCTTGCGAGTGAACTGACGTTAGACGAGCGGAGTAAATTGCTAGAAGATGATCCCTCTGTGGATTTTAGAATCCCTAGAGCAGAAGATTTTGCAACTCTGACCCCCGTCTTCAAATCGCTGACAGATGAGGAAAATTTCGAAAGTGTGGAAGAAAATGTCTTGAAAGTTTCTGAAGATAAACCTGAGATAGGATGCAATGTTGTAGACACTTCAAGAATTTTTTCATTCGAAGACTTTAATCTTCacccaaaaatcatagaaaagcttaaaaagtatgAGATTATTAACCCAACACCTATACAAAAGCAAGCAATACCACTGATCATGAGTAGCAAGAGCATACTGATTCAGTCTGAGACAGGATCTGGCAAAACTCTAGTATTTTTGTTGCCTGCTATTCAGGATCCTGGGAAAAGTTTTGGTACAGTGATTGTGGTGCCCACCAGAGAACTGGCAAGTCAATTGGTGTTTGAGGCTCATCGGTTCCTTGGAAATAAGACTGTGGTGGAATCTTTT GTGAGTGGTGTGGACATGGCTAAACAAGAAGCAAGGTTAAAAGATCGAACCAACAGGCCTTTGATTGCCATTGGCACTCCAAAGAGACTATTGGAAATCATTGACAAGGATCCTTTACTTGTACACAGAACAAAGAGACTTGTGATTGATGAAGTTGACAAAACTCTTTTACCCCTTAGCAAGCGGGTTTCAGTAAAGAAGAGAACTCTACGAGAGAACAATCCCAGGCCTGCCAAGCTTCTAGTggagaagataaaaaaatactCAAGG GTCAGGCCAGTTCAGCTTATTGGAGTGTCAGCTACTGTGAATGATGAACTGAAAGAAGACTTGTCAGAATTGGGTTGGGGAGATCATGTGACAGTCATTCAGTCCCCTGCATTTGAGGGAAAGCGCCGTAGTGTTCCAACCTGCATCAAACATCAGTATGTTGTCTGTGATGAATCTTCTGGAAGGTCAAAAGCCCAAACTCTTGCAAG GATTTTCAGGGAATCAAACCAGAAGTCTGCCCTTGTGTTTATCCACCGACTTCACTCAGTGGACAGTTTTGTTTGGGAGTTAAGAGATCTGGGTTTAAATGCAGTCGCTCTTTACAGAAAAGTGGCAAACCAAGATCCCGAAGAATTTGAACAGTTTCTTATGCAGTTTCGTACTGGACAAATAGACATTGTTGTTGGCACTGAAGAAACCGTAAGGGGTTTGGACTTCAAAGACTTAGATCATGTGTATTTAATGGAAGTCCCAAAAAATATTGACGAGTACTTACACCTTGCTGGAAGAGTTGGTCGTCAGGGGAGACCAGGCACAGCAACCACTTTGGTATCTCAAGGGGACCAGAGAGAGGAACGAAGAATTAGGCTGGAATATCGAAGGCTTGAGTTgccttttgaagaaattgttttggatgaaagtttttaa